In Planctomycetota bacterium, a genomic segment contains:
- a CDS encoding glycosyltransferase family 1 protein → MRIAIDASGAAETRATGIGNYIRWLLRGLADLDAENQYAICYRLSRLRYRHNFPRIEKPNFRTKIIHEPFNPLFMRRLDVFHGPDTRLPRWTSARKVVTCHDVAALVSDAYADERFRRMKIRRYQHVVERADRIIAISESTRSDIVRHLGVAAGKITVVPLGVSDDFAPQPAEAQAAVCRAHGLDRPFLLCLGAIARRKNTGRVIQAFGQVARRCDVLLALVGRPGYGWESELAPIEELGLQDKVRRIGHVADGDLPALYSAARAVLFPSLYEGFGIPVLEAMACGTPTVTSNCSSLPEVAGDAALLVDPLDVEAIANATLRLLDDGALHDSLRTKGLARARLFPWSRTAAETLRVYRETCAT, encoded by the coding sequence ATGAGGATCGCCATTGACGCTTCGGGTGCCGCTGAGACGCGCGCAACGGGCATCGGCAACTACATCCGCTGGCTGCTGCGCGGCCTGGCCGACCTCGACGCCGAGAACCAGTACGCCATCTGCTACCGCCTCTCCAGGCTCCGCTATCGCCATAACTTCCCGCGCATCGAGAAGCCCAACTTCCGCACGAAGATCATTCACGAGCCGTTCAACCCCCTCTTCATGCGCCGCCTCGACGTCTTCCACGGCCCCGACACGCGGCTGCCGCGCTGGACGTCGGCCCGCAAGGTCGTCACCTGCCACGACGTGGCGGCGCTCGTGAGCGACGCCTATGCGGACGAGCGCTTTCGCCGAATGAAGATCCGCCGCTACCAGCACGTCGTCGAGCGGGCCGACCGTATCATCGCCATCTCCGAGAGCACGCGCAGCGACATCGTGAGGCACCTGGGCGTCGCGGCGGGCAAGATCACCGTCGTGCCGCTTGGCGTGTCCGACGACTTCGCACCCCAGCCCGCCGAGGCACAGGCGGCCGTGTGTCGCGCCCACGGGCTCGACAGGCCCTTCTTGCTCTGCCTGGGCGCCATCGCGCGCCGCAAGAACACCGGCCGCGTCATCCAGGCCTTCGGCCAGGTGGCCCGGCGGTGCGACGTGCTGCTCGCGCTCGTTGGCCGCCCCGGCTATGGCTGGGAGAGCGAGCTGGCGCCCATCGAGGAACTGGGGCTTCAGGACAAGGTGCGCCGCATCGGCCACGTGGCGGATGGCGACCTGCCCGCCCTCTACTCGGCGGCGCGGGCCGTGCTCTTCCCCTCGCTCTACGAGGGCTTCGGCATCCCCGTGCTCGAGGCCATGGCCTGCGGCACGCCCACCGTAACCTCGAACTGCTCGAGTCTGCCCGAGGTGGCCGGCGACGCGGCCCTGCTGGTGGACCCCCTCGACGTCGAGGCCATCGCCAACGCCACGCTGCGTCTGCTCGACGACGGGGCGCTCCACGACAGCCTGCGAACCAAGGGCCTCGCGCGCGCCAGGCTCTTCCCCTGGAGCCGCACCGCAGCCGAGACGCTCAGAGTCTATCGCGAAACCTGCGCCACTTGA
- a CDS encoding glycosyltransferase family 4 protein, producing the protein MKIALVHPNLAVRGGAENVVVWLAQSLARRGHRVIVLTASYRPELWPEEQVRGLQVEILRAPLAFLRSKRLTLHSFGRSLARRVADCDVLNCHNWPSNLWVARARRASRRFPRVVWYCQEPNRRIYWEETDRNLVRFAAAGGDLRYNEHLRRDVERERASAALRARKRARDIAWDQAALQAVDQALVNSRFSQAAFERVYRRAAAICALGIPLPDEREPACERGVGFCAVSPLTRKKNVHNVIEAFGLLAGEERLGQARLRIVGDGAERPLLERRVAELGLTGRVEFLGFVPDAELRRVYREARLLVYVPVDEPFGLVPLEAMASGTPVVASDHGGPLESVVHGETGLHVNPFDPRAIAEAVASLYHDEARRREMGTAGVRRVREQFSLESFLDRFERLALTGTATEGPVPQ; encoded by the coding sequence ATGAAGATCGCATTGGTCCACCCGAACCTGGCGGTGCGGGGCGGGGCAGAGAATGTCGTGGTCTGGCTGGCCCAGAGCCTCGCGCGGCGGGGGCACCGCGTCATCGTGCTCACGGCGAGCTACCGGCCCGAACTGTGGCCCGAAGAGCAGGTGCGCGGCCTTCAGGTCGAAATCCTCCGCGCGCCGCTGGCTTTTCTGAGGTCGAAGCGCCTCACGCTCCACTCGTTCGGCCGTTCGCTCGCGCGCCGTGTGGCCGACTGCGACGTGCTGAACTGCCACAACTGGCCGTCGAACCTGTGGGTGGCTCGCGCCCGCCGCGCGAGCCGCCGGTTCCCGCGCGTAGTATGGTACTGCCAGGAGCCCAACCGCAGAATCTATTGGGAGGAGACGGACAGGAACCTGGTCCGTTTCGCCGCCGCCGGCGGGGACCTGCGTTATAACGAGCACCTGCGGCGCGACGTGGAGCGCGAGCGCGCCAGCGCCGCGCTCCGGGCGCGCAAGCGCGCGCGCGACATCGCCTGGGACCAGGCGGCCCTCCAGGCCGTGGACCAGGCGCTCGTCAACAGCCGCTTCTCACAGGCCGCCTTCGAGCGCGTGTACCGCCGTGCGGCCGCGATCTGCGCCCTGGGCATTCCCCTGCCGGACGAGCGCGAGCCGGCCTGCGAGCGCGGCGTCGGCTTTTGCGCCGTGTCGCCGCTCACGCGAAAGAAGAACGTGCACAATGTGATCGAGGCGTTCGGCCTCCTGGCGGGCGAAGAGCGGCTCGGCCAGGCGCGATTGAGGATCGTCGGCGATGGGGCCGAGCGCCCGCTCCTTGAGCGGCGAGTGGCCGAGCTGGGCCTTACCGGCCGCGTCGAGTTCCTCGGCTTCGTGCCCGACGCGGAGCTGCGGCGCGTTTACCGCGAGGCGCGCCTGCTGGTCTATGTCCCCGTGGACGAGCCGTTCGGCCTGGTGCCGCTCGAGGCGATGGCCTCCGGCACGCCGGTCGTCGCCTCCGACCACGGTGGGCCGCTCGAGAGCGTGGTGCATGGCGAGACCGGGCTGCACGTCAACCCCTTCGACCCGCGCGCGATTGCAGAAGCCGTGGCGTCCCTGTATCATGATGAGGCCCGACGCCGGGAGATGGGCACCGCCGGAGTCCGCCGCGTGCGCGAGCAGTTCAGCCTGGAGAGCTTCCTCGACCGCTTCGAGCGCCTCGCGCTCACCGGCACTGCGACAGAAGGACCCGTCCCGCAATGA
- a CDS encoding DUF1080 domain-containing protein yields MRWQAALALAFVAGLVLPLAAGDATDDEGFVPIFNGKDLMGWDGNPDLWSVKEGAIHGETTQEKPAKGNTFCIWRGGVLEDYELKITFRIHSGNSGIQHRSVDCGNWVVSGYQAEVCNSPAVGFLYGERGRGGLVNVGQKVVIAEDGKKEVVGQIPEAKDHYKSYKPQDWNTYRIVAQGNHIQHFLNGIQTIDLVDNQLDDPKAEKPDLTKGRLKGILALQIHAGPPMWVEFKDIKLKVLKKEEK; encoded by the coding sequence ATGAGGTGGCAAGCAGCATTGGCGCTGGCGTTCGTGGCGGGCCTGGTCCTGCCCCTCGCCGCAGGCGATGCGACCGACGACGAGGGCTTCGTACCCATCTTCAACGGCAAGGACCTCATGGGCTGGGACGGCAATCCTGACCTCTGGTCGGTGAAGGAAGGTGCCATCCACGGCGAGACGACCCAGGAGAAGCCGGCCAAGGGCAACACCTTCTGCATCTGGAGGGGCGGCGTGCTGGAGGACTATGAGCTGAAGATCACCTTCCGCATCCACAGCGGCAACTCGGGCATCCAGCACCGCAGCGTGGACTGCGGCAACTGGGTCGTGAGCGGCTACCAGGCCGAGGTGTGCAACAGCCCGGCCGTCGGCTTCCTCTATGGCGAACGCGGCCGCGGCGGCCTCGTCAACGTCGGCCAGAAAGTCGTCATCGCCGAGGACGGCAAGAAGGAGGTCGTCGGCCAGATCCCCGAGGCCAAAGACCACTACAAGAGCTATAAGCCGCAGGATTGGAACACATACCGCATCGTGGCCCAGGGGAACCACATCCAGCACTTCCTCAACGGCATCCAGACCATTGACCTGGTGGACAACCAGCTCGACGACCCGAAGGCCGAGAAGCCCGACCTCACGAAGGGCCGCCTCAAGGGCATCCTCGCCCTCCAGATTCACGCCGGCCCGCCCATGTGGGTCGAGTTCAAGGACATCAAGCTCAAGGTCCTGAAGAAGGAAGAGAAGTGA